One Bythopirellula goksoeyrii genomic window, TGCTCACCACCGGCGTCGATATTCCCGATCTGGAGTTCATCGTCTTCCTGCGACCGGTGAAGTCCCGCATTCTCTTCGAGCAGATGATGGGCCGTGGCACGCGTAAAGGGGAACATCATCCCGACAAGTCACACTTCTTGGTCTTCGACTGCTTTGATGGCACCTTGCTCGAATACTTCCGCAATGCCACCGGCATTACCGCTGAACCACCCGACATGCCCGCCCGCACCATCCGGCAGATCATCGACGACATCTGGAGCAATCGCGACCGCGAGTACAACATCCGCTGTCTCGTGAAGCGACTCCAGCGGATTGAGAAAAACATGGACGCCTCCGCCAGGGAGCAGTTCGCGGCCTTCGGCATCGCCGATGGGGACGTCGGCAAATACGCCTGCGCCTTGCCGCGCAAACTCAAGGAGGACTTTGTCGAGACGATGAAGCTCTTGCGTAAGTCGGATTTTCAAGACCTCTTGGAAAACTATCCCCGCCAAAAGAAGCTATTCATCCGGGCACCGGAGCACGAGGACATCGTCACGAGCGAATACCTCATCCGCGACGGCAAGGGGAATGAATACAAACCGGCAGACTATCTGGCGGCCTTTCAGAAATTCGTAGACGAAAACACCGAGAAAGTCGCAGCGATTGGCATTCTGTTGGACCGCCCCCGCGACTGGAACACCGCTGCACTGACCGAACTCAAAGATAAGCTGTCAACCGCACCGGAGCGATTCACTCTGGAGAACCTACAACGGGCCCACGAGATGCACTATCATAAGGCCCTGGTAGAAATCATATCGATGGTCAAGCACGCAGCGGATGAGGCCCAACCACTACTGACGGCGGAAGAACGGATCGACCGAGCGTTTGCGAAGCTGACAGCGAAGAAGACGTTTACTGATCAACAACAGCAGTGGCTCGACCGCATCCATGATCACTTGGTGACAAGCTTGACGATTGATCAGGAAGATTTTTTGCTGATGCCGGTCTTTGAACAGTCAGGCGGTTGGGTACAGGCGAATCGGGTGTTTGAAGGGAAGCTTGACGATTTACTTTTGGAACTGAACGAAGCGATTGCAGCTTGACGAAGCCCTCCCCGGCCCTGAGAGGCCGACCCTCCCAGAGGGAGGGTGTAGATATCGGTCTTCCTCCCTGATTTTACACACCCTCCCCCCGGGAGGGTCGGACGCCGTAGCGGCCGGGGAGGGATCTGGGCAGCGCTCCAGCAAGGTTTGGTTCGCCGAACAGCAATGATAAACTTGTATCTATTCACTTCTACACTCATACAATCGCTTTGACTACCAATGAATCCAAAACCCCACTCATCTGAGAAAACAACACGCGCCCATGCACTGCGACAGCAGCAAACCAAATCCGAATCGCTTCTTTGGTCACTATTGCGGGGTGGGCAGTTGTGTAACTTGAAGTTCCGTCGCCAACATCCCATCGGTCCCTACTATGCAGATTTTGCCTGCGTCGCTGAGCAACTGGTGATAGAAGTTGACGGCGGATACCACGACGCTGTAGGTGAAAACGACTTGCATCGAGAAACCTATTTGCGCGAGTGCGGATGGCAAATCCTACGATTTACCGATAAGGACGTCGAACACGATGTGCAGGCGGTCGGTCAGGCCATCGCATCGCACTTAGGTAAGCAGTATGATTTCAAACACCGAGATCGTCGTGGTGCAGGGATAGTGCATGAAAGTGCACCGGAGGGGCCGATGAATTTGTTTAGATAGCAGGCTTGTACCCTCCCCGGCCCTGAGAGGCCGACCCTCCCAGAGGGAGGGTGTTTTATAATTACCCTCCCTCTGGGAGGGTCGGACGCGGTAGCGGCCGGGGAGGGCAAACACCCAATCACTAAGTAAAGGAAATCCAACTTGTCTGACGTTGTCCAAAAACTCTGGGGCTTCTGCCATACTCTCCGCCACGATGGCATCGACTATGGCGACTATATCGAGCAGATTACCTATTTGCTCTTTCTGAAAATGTCCGACGAACGGGGCATCGGTCTCATCAAAGTGAAAATGCGGTCTGTCGACGACCCGAAGAAGAGCGTCAAGCTCGACTGCGCTTGGCCTGCTCTCACGTCCAAAGCGGGCACCGACCTCACCGACTATTATGCCAATGTCCTGCGGGCACTTGGTTAGCAGGAAGGGCTCCTGGGCGACATCTTCTCCGGGGCTCAGTCGCGGTTCAACAAGCCGGCGAATCTCAAAAAGCTGCTCACCACTATCGACGAAACCGAATGGACCACGCTCGAAGTCAACGTGAAAGCTGATGCCTTTGAGGGGCTTCTCGAAAAAGCCGCCGCTGAAGGTAAGAAAGGGGCGGGGCAATACTTCACGCCACGGCTCTTAATCAAATCCATCGTTCGCTGCATGAAACCCGACCCACGCACCAGCGCCGATTACAAAATCTGCGACCCCGCCTGTGGCACGGGGGAGTTTATCGTGTCAGCATACGAGTGGCTCCTCGGCGAGACCAAGAATGGGGCCGATCTCGACCGGCCCACCGTGAAGCGAGTCAAGAACAACACCTATTTTGGCCAAGACCTGGTTGCCCGCCCGCGAAGGCTGGCCCTGATGAATCTTTACCTGCACAACCTGGAGCCGCACATCTCGCTGGGCGACTCGATCTACGACCCGCCACCGGGGACGCGGTTTGATTGCATCCTCACCAATCCCCCCTTCGGCACGCGCGGAGCGAATCAGGCCCCCACGCGAGACGACTTCACCATCACCACCAGCAACAAGCAGCTCAACTTCCTGCAGCATGTGCTCACCACACTCAAGCCGGGGGGTCGAGCGGCGGTTGTGGTGCCGGACAACTGCCTATTTGCCGATCAGGCGGGCGAAGTTTTCAAGCTCATCACCGAAGACTGCGACCTGCACACCGTGCTGCGGCTCACCAACGGCACGTTCACGCCATACAGCCCCGGCACCAAGACGAACGTCGTCTTCTTCACCAAGGGCTACCCGACCGAAACCGTCTGGATTTACGACAACCGCACCAACATCCCAGGCATCACGAAGAAGGACCGCCCGCTCACCAAAGAACACTTCACCGCTTTCGAGAAGTGCTACGGCAAGGACCCCAACGGCGGAGCAAAGCGCAAGGCAAGCGACTCGAAGGACGACCGCTGGCGGAAGTTCAGCATCGCCGAAGTAAAGGAACGCGACTTCAAGCTCGACAGCCTCAAGTGGCTGCGGGACGAATCCCTCGACGACAGCGACGACCTGCCGCCGCCCGAGCAGCTCGCAACCGATGCGATATCGGAACTCGAAAACGCAATTCTGGAGCTGAACGGCGTCGTGGCATTGCTGGAGAATGGTGGTTGAGCTTCATGAGCATTGCAACAGATAAGACAGTGGCCTCGTCAGAAAACAGCGACGGTTCCTTGCCCGAAGGATGGGCAGCCTGCCAAATAGAAGCTGCTGGTAAATGGGCAACTGGCGGCACTCCCTCCCGTAAGAACCCGGAGTATTTCGGAGGTAAAATCCCTTGGGTAAAGAGTGGCGATCTGAATGATGGGAGAATCACCGCAACCGAAGAATACATTTCACAAGAAGGACTTGCGAACTCTGCCGCAAAAATACTTCCAAGTGGCACGCTCTCGATTGCCTTGTATGGGGCGACTATTGGCAAGCTCGGTTTGCTTGAGATTGAAGCAGCAACAAATCAAGCCTGTGCGAATTGCATTGTTGACGAACTGCACTTTGACCGTTCTTATCTCTTCTACTATCTGCTTTCGCAGCGACAATCCCTAATCGAAGCCGGACAAGGTGGAACACAACCGAACTTGACCAACAAGATTGTGCGTGATTGGCCTCTTCACCTTCCACCCCTCGCCGAGCAAAAGCGAATCGTGGCGAAGGTCGAGGCCCTGTTGGAGCGGGTGAACAAGGCCCGCGAGCGGCTCAGCCGCGTGCCGGACATCCTCAAGAAGTTCCGCCAATCCGTCCTCGCCGCCGCCTGCTCCGGCCGCCTCACCGCCGACTGGCGGGAGGAGCATGGTAATGTAGAGCCTGCAGATGAGCTCATTTGCCGAACACGAGATGAGCGTCAAGCTAAATGGGAAGAGGCTGAAATGGCGAAGTATGCTGCCGGAGGGAGAACTGGAGGTTCAAATAACTGGAAGTCCAAGTACAAGCCAGCAGTTGAAATCGATACAGATTCACTATTCGAGCTTCCAGAGACGTGGATGTGGGTTTCATTCGACGAAGTGTCTGCTCAGTCGCTCTACGGCCCTCGCTTTGGT contains:
- a CDS encoding endonuclease domain-containing protein: MNPKPHSSEKTTRAHALRQQQTKSESLLWSLLRGGQLCNLKFRRQHPIGPYYADFACVAEQLVIEVDGGYHDAVGENDLHRETYLRECGWQILRFTDKDVEHDVQAVGQAIASHLGKQYDFKHRDRRGAGIVHESAPEGPMNLFR
- a CDS encoding HsdM family class I SAM-dependent methyltransferase translates to MKADAFEGLLEKAAAEGKKGAGQYFTPRLLIKSIVRCMKPDPRTSADYKICDPACGTGEFIVSAYEWLLGETKNGADLDRPTVKRVKNNTYFGQDLVARPRRLALMNLYLHNLEPHISLGDSIYDPPPGTRFDCILTNPPFGTRGANQAPTRDDFTITTSNKQLNFLQHVLTTLKPGGRAAVVVPDNCLFADQAGEVFKLITEDCDLHTVLRLTNGTFTPYSPGTKTNVVFFTKGYPTETVWIYDNRTNIPGITKKDRPLTKEHFTAFEKCYGKDPNGGAKRKASDSKDDRWRKFSIAEVKERDFKLDSLKWLRDESLDDSDDLPPPEQLATDAISELENAILELNGVVALLENGG
- a CDS encoding restriction endonuclease subunit S; this translates as MSIATDKTVASSENSDGSLPEGWAACQIEAAGKWATGGTPSRKNPEYFGGKIPWVKSGDLNDGRITATEEYISQEGLANSAAKILPSGTLSIALYGATIGKLGLLEIEAATNQACANCIVDELHFDRSYLFYYLLSQRQSLIEAGQGGTQPNLTNKIVRDWPLHLPPLAEQKRIVAKVEALLERVNKARERLSRVPDILKKFRQSVLAAACSGRLTADWREEHGNVEPADELICRTRDERQAKWEEAEMAKYAAGGRTGGSNNWKSKYKPAVEIDTDSLFELPETWMWVSFDEVSAQSLYGPRFGADEYVSEGVPTIRTSDMDYRGNIDFDNPPRLEIEERAKPHFCLKRNDLLVTRTGATIGKCALFDSELGEAIASAYLIRYRLTTSTTDPKYLLNFLMSPQGQERLVGGTQASAQPNINTKAIARIPLPLAPLDEQREIVRRVDFLLDYAIEIEDRVSTGTRRTEKIGQSVLAKAFAGELVETEADLARREGREFEPASVLLERIAAERAAESNGSPSGRSNVRRNVKNLSQYRNDSFPPRP
- a CDS encoding type I restriction-modification system subunit M N-terminal domain-containing protein encodes the protein MSDVVQKLWGFCHTLRHDGIDYGDYIEQITYLLFLKMSDERGIGLIKVKMRSVDDPKKSVKLDCAWPALTSKAGTDLTDYYANVLRALG